A window of Chloracidobacterium sp. N contains these coding sequences:
- a CDS encoding PAS domain-containing hybrid sensor histidine kinase/response regulator: MMDEAGTATGFEGQCEPLPAGDMALAAAQQRIAQLEAALQEAGRTIQALRESELRYREIFDGASDIILVLGLDGRRLAWSPAGERILGYSAEEIQAMSVREFSHLVVPEHRERVRRALRDKTEDGVVESHYEADFTAKDGRRVTLEVNSRLLFRDGRPVAIQGILRDITNRKRIEQALRESEARYRDLFENANDIVYVHDFEGRFLSINRKVERVLGYTPADTRHLTLTHIVTPEHRARALQAIADKLAGKTETTQYELDVIAKNGQRVTLEISSRLFYENSVPVGIHGTARDVTKRRQMEKALRESEARYRTLFDSAQDVIYCHDLQGHVLDINPAAEKLFGYRRDEARSINVVDLLLPESRPVALAAIKPLLDGTETTVRYEATLLARDGRRITLEMITWLVLENGTPVAFQGIGRDLTERRLSERALRESEERFRRIFDAAPLGIVLVSLTGQILRANRALCEWLGYAPEEIVGRPHTDFIPPEDTEESMRLARRLVEDAKLSSFQAERRYLTKHGQVVWGRLTVVALRNGEEQPQYLLGMIEDITQQRLLEEQVRHAQKMEAVGQLAAGIAHEFNNLLTVVAGYAGLLERRLAPTSVERSSPDLLHRYARDILTAVSRASVLTGQLLAFGRKQPQQLAPLNLNELVLDAVRMLRPLLEPHITLVTDLSPDLGIVVADRQQLEQVLTNLAVNARDAMPKGGTLTLMTLNVWHESRPETRSRAMFRRKAVRDETMQMHPYVMLAVSDTGTGMSEEVRQRIFEPFFTTKPVGKGTGLGLSVVEGIIAQNKGFITVESEVGKGTTFRIFLPRGELLQAAPAGS; encoded by the coding sequence ATGATGGACGAAGCTGGGACGGCAACCGGTTTTGAAGGTCAGTGTGAGCCGCTGCCAGCCGGAGACATGGCTTTGGCGGCGGCGCAGCAGCGCATCGCCCAGCTTGAAGCGGCCCTGCAGGAAGCCGGACGGACGATTCAGGCCCTGCGCGAAAGCGAACTGCGTTACCGGGAAATCTTTGACGGCGCTTCCGACATCATCCTCGTACTGGGACTCGATGGCCGCCGTCTGGCCTGGAGTCCGGCCGGCGAGCGCATTCTGGGCTACAGCGCCGAGGAAATTCAGGCGATGTCGGTGCGGGAGTTTTCACACCTCGTCGTTCCTGAGCACCGCGAACGGGTACGCCGGGCGCTGCGCGACAAAACCGAAGATGGGGTGGTGGAGTCGCACTACGAGGCGGATTTCACCGCCAAGGATGGGCGGCGGGTGACGCTTGAAGTCAACTCCCGGCTTTTGTTTCGGGACGGCCGTCCCGTGGCCATCCAGGGTATCTTGCGCGACATCACCAACCGCAAGCGCATCGAGCAGGCGTTGCGTGAAAGCGAAGCGCGCTACCGTGACCTGTTCGAGAATGCCAACGACATCGTCTATGTCCACGACTTCGAGGGCCGTTTTCTCTCCATCAACCGCAAGGTCGAGCGGGTTTTGGGCTACACCCCGGCGGATACCAGGCACCTGACGCTGACCCACATCGTTACGCCGGAGCACCGGGCGCGGGCGCTGCAAGCCATTGCCGACAAACTCGCCGGGAAGACGGAAACGACACAGTACGAACTCGATGTCATTGCCAAAAATGGACAGCGCGTGACGCTCGAAATCAGCTCCCGGCTGTTTTATGAGAACAGCGTACCGGTAGGCATCCACGGCACGGCGCGGGACGTGACCAAGCGCCGGCAGATGGAAAAAGCCCTGCGCGAAAGCGAGGCGCGCTATCGCACCCTGTTTGACAGCGCCCAGGATGTCATTTACTGCCATGACCTGCAGGGTCACGTTCTGGACATCAATCCGGCAGCGGAAAAGCTGTTCGGGTATCGGCGGGACGAGGCGCGTTCCATCAATGTGGTGGACCTCCTCCTGCCGGAAAGCCGCCCGGTTGCACTGGCGGCCATCAAACCCCTGCTCGATGGCACGGAAACAACGGTTCGCTATGAGGCAACCCTGCTGGCCCGTGACGGCCGCCGGATTACCCTGGAGATGATCACCTGGCTCGTGCTGGAAAACGGCACGCCGGTGGCCTTTCAGGGGATTGGGCGGGATCTGACCGAGCGGCGGCTGTCCGAACGCGCCCTGCGCGAAAGTGAGGAACGTTTCCGCCGGATTTTCGATGCCGCCCCGCTGGGCATTGTCCTCGTGTCGCTGACCGGACAGATTTTGCGCGCCAATCGCGCCCTGTGTGAGTGGCTGGGCTACGCGCCGGAAGAGATCGTCGGACGGCCGCATACGGATTTCATTCCGCCTGAAGACACTGAAGAGTCCATGCGCCTGGCCCGCCGGCTGGTCGAAGACGCCAAGCTGTCTAGTTTTCAGGCAGAAAGACGCTACCTTACCAAACATGGTCAGGTGGTATGGGGACGGCTGACGGTCGTGGCCCTGCGCAACGGTGAGGAGCAGCCACAGTACCTGCTGGGCATGATCGAGGACATCACCCAGCAGCGCCTGCTGGAAGAACAGGTGCGGCATGCCCAGAAAATGGAAGCCGTGGGGCAGTTGGCCGCCGGGATTGCCCACGAGTTCAACAACCTGTTGACGGTCGTTGCCGGGTACGCCGGTTTGCTCGAACGCCGCCTTGCGCCGACTTCGGTCGAGCGTTCCTCGCCCGATCTGCTCCACCGCTACGCCAGGGACATTCTGACGGCCGTTTCGCGGGCTTCCGTCCTGACCGGCCAGTTGCTGGCCTTCGGGCGCAAACAGCCGCAGCAGCTTGCGCCGCTGAACCTCAATGAACTGGTACTCGATGCCGTCCGTATGCTGCGCCCGCTGCTGGAGCCGCACATCACCCTCGTCACCGACCTGTCGCCGGATTTGGGCATCGTGGTGGCTGACCGGCAACAACTGGAGCAGGTGCTGACAAACCTGGCCGTCAATGCGCGGGATGCCATGCCCAAGGGCGGTACGCTCACGCTGATGACACTCAATGTCTGGCATGAGTCCCGGCCGGAAACGCGCAGCCGGGCAATGTTTCGGCGGAAGGCCGTCCGCGACGAAACCATGCAGATGCACCCCTACGTCATGCTGGCCGTGTCCGATACCGGCACGGGGATGAGCGAGGAGGTGCGCCAGCGCATCTTCGAGCCGTTTTTCACGACCAAACCCGTCGGTAAGGGCACGGGGCTGGGCTTGTCCGTGGTCGAAGGCATCATTGCCCAGAACAAAGGGTTCATCACCGTCGAAAGCGAAGTCGGCAAAGGGACAACCTTCCGCATTTTCCTGCCACGCGGTGAGCTGTTGCAGGCGGCCCCTGCCGGGAGTTGA
- a CDS encoding DUF427 domain-containing protein — translation MRVTIKERATGTVLATTDDPNQVLAFEGNWYFAPAAVNQDVLKVTANTYTCGYKGTCNWVNFDDGAHATPQVAWVYPSPKPGYEQIAGRYGFYAGDRLTTVEERA, via the coding sequence ATGCGGGTGACAATCAAGGAACGCGCGACGGGAACTGTGCTTGCCACAACGGATGATCCCAACCAGGTGCTTGCCTTTGAAGGCAACTGGTATTTTGCGCCGGCGGCCGTCAATCAGGACGTGCTCAAGGTGACGGCCAACACCTACACGTGCGGTTACAAAGGCACGTGCAACTGGGTGAACTTTGACGACGGCGCACATGCGACGCCGCAGGTGGCCTGGGTGTATCCAAGCCCAAAACCGGGCTACGAGCAGATTGCGGGGCGCTATGGCTTCTACGCTGGCGACCGTCTGACCACGGTGGAAGAGCGCGCGTAA
- a CDS encoding PH domain-containing protein, whose amino-acid sequence MTDPASTSPPAPVVFRQTFLFVGLWYGLAVVLTLILVVLGGIVEALIWTRLAPAVPFLTIGLCLVPFGVALWKHAHQWAETYTLTPDKIEISTGIFSKTVRNIPLSKVQDVTVEQTLLQRLFGLGHVIVDSASATGNITLRHIHQPRLVADQILQRAGVPHP is encoded by the coding sequence ATGACGGACCCGGCTTCAACGTCACCCCCCGCACCGGTCGTTTTTCGCCAGACCTTTCTTTTTGTCGGGCTGTGGTATGGGTTGGCTGTGGTGCTCACGCTGATTCTGGTTGTTCTGGGTGGCATTGTGGAAGCCCTCATCTGGACGCGCCTGGCTCCGGCTGTTCCCTTTCTCACGATTGGCCTCTGCCTGGTGCCCTTTGGCGTGGCGCTGTGGAAACATGCCCACCAGTGGGCTGAAACCTACACGCTGACACCGGACAAAATCGAAATCAGCACCGGGATTTTCTCCAAAACGGTACGCAACATCCCCCTCTCCAAAGTGCAGGACGTGACCGTGGAGCAGACGCTGCTGCAACGCCTGTTCGGGTTGGGCCATGTGATTGTGGACAGCGCCTCCGCGACAGGAAACATCACCCTGCGGCATATTCATCAACCGCGCCTGGTGGCGGATCAGATTCTCCAGCGTGCCGGAGTCCCACACCCATGA
- a CDS encoding alpha/beta fold hydrolase, with product MTTQPEFVFATEKFCRHLDELAARERRETAPLQLAVLATMREFASRARFIRLGGIRHHAYEYGPVDGPAVMLLHGWDCSSYWFYRLAPALGQHGFRVIAFDFRGHGFSDADPQDDYTLPTLAQDTLRLADLLGIQRFHLVSFSLGSAVALLVGRLAPERVGRQVVMNFGLFDYSALRAQLLPPILKTIFDTLRRIPSKTLVYRYVSLTLAQREVTWCDVEMGFTSLVYCHSQAAFLAVTDLVRQERVAQVQQATGQAHPTLVITGEFDPVVPFADSLRLAQTIPVARLHILLRTGHLVLFERPDDIERLTAEWLAAD from the coding sequence TTGACCACCCAACCAGAGTTTGTATTTGCCACCGAAAAGTTCTGCCGCCATCTCGATGAGCTTGCCGCACGGGAACGGCGTGAAACTGCCCCGCTCCAACTGGCGGTCCTGGCCACGATGCGCGAGTTTGCCAGCCGGGCCCGGTTTATCCGGCTGGGCGGTATCCGGCATCACGCCTATGAGTACGGCCCGGTGGACGGCCCTGCCGTGATGCTTCTGCACGGCTGGGACTGTTCTTCCTACTGGTTCTATCGGCTTGCCCCCGCGCTTGGGCAGCACGGCTTCCGGGTCATTGCCTTCGACTTTCGCGGCCATGGCTTTTCCGACGCCGATCCACAGGATGACTACACCCTGCCCACCCTGGCGCAGGATACACTCCGCCTGGCTGACCTGCTGGGCATCCAACGCTTTCACCTGGTGTCGTTTTCGCTCGGTTCGGCCGTGGCGCTGCTGGTCGGCAGGCTGGCGCCGGAGCGCGTCGGACGCCAGGTGGTGATGAACTTTGGACTCTTTGACTACAGCGCGCTGCGGGCGCAGCTTTTGCCTCCCATTCTCAAGACGATCTTCGACACCCTTCGGCGCATCCCTTCAAAAACCCTGGTGTATCGCTACGTTTCCCTGACACTTGCGCAACGGGAAGTTACGTGGTGCGACGTTGAAATGGGATTCACCAGCCTGGTGTACTGCCATTCCCAGGCCGCTTTTTTAGCCGTTACCGACCTGGTCCGCCAGGAACGGGTGGCACAGGTGCAACAAGCCACCGGACAGGCGCATCCGACGCTGGTCATCACGGGCGAATTTGATCCCGTCGTTCCCTTTGCCGACAGCTTACGGCTGGCCCAGACCATCCCGGTGGCCCGCCTGCACATTCTGCTGCGCACCGGACACCTGGTGCTGTTTGAGCGGCCGGACGACATTGAACGGCTGACCGCCGAGTGGCTGGCGGCTGACTGA
- a CDS encoding ABC transporter permease: protein MRDDLRGIIALTALTFHEARQRKVLLLAFLLGLLFLGLFAWGAHATARQADDLPPAIARMQLNFLTLAGLYVVNFLVAVTAVALPVDTLSGDMASGIIHTLLTKPLHRAAIVIGKWLGFLVLLTLYFGFMAGGVLSATWLLAGYVPPGVPTAFPLMWLGAVVLLTMTIAGGTRLSTLANGVVIFGLYGIAFIGGWMERIGTVLGNATARNLGIVSSLLVPTEVMWQYAATFMQPALLRQAGLTPFSAASTPSPLMVTWAIGCIAVNLALAMWWFARRDL, encoded by the coding sequence ATGAGAGACGATCTGCGTGGCATCATCGCCCTGACGGCACTGACCTTCCACGAAGCGCGCCAGCGCAAGGTGCTTCTGCTGGCCTTTCTTCTGGGTCTTCTGTTTTTGGGGCTGTTCGCGTGGGGCGCGCACGCCACGGCCCGGCAGGCGGACGACCTGCCGCCGGCCATTGCCCGCATGCAGTTGAATTTTCTGACGCTGGCCGGGCTGTACGTCGTCAACTTCCTCGTTGCTGTCACCGCTGTGGCGCTGCCGGTGGACACGCTGTCGGGCGACATGGCTTCGGGCATCATCCACACCCTGCTGACGAAGCCGTTGCACCGTGCGGCGATTGTCATCGGCAAGTGGCTGGGCTTTCTGGTGCTGCTGACCCTGTACTTCGGCTTCATGGCCGGCGGCGTCCTGAGCGCGACGTGGCTGCTGGCCGGGTACGTCCCACCCGGCGTCCCCACGGCCTTTCCCCTGATGTGGCTGGGAGCCGTGGTGCTGCTGACGATGACCATTGCCGGCGGCACACGGCTTTCGACACTGGCCAACGGCGTCGTCATCTTCGGGCTGTACGGTATTGCCTTCATCGGCGGCTGGATGGAACGCATTGGCACGGTTCTGGGCAACGCGACGGCGCGGAATCTGGGCATTGTCTCAAGCCTGCTCGTGCCGACCGAAGTGATGTGGCAATACGCAGCAACCTTCATGCAGCCCGCCCTGCTGCGGCAGGCGGGACTGACGCCCTTTTCGGCAGCTTCCACACCGTCGCCGCTGATGGTGACCTGGGCCATAGGCTGCATTGCCGTCAATCTGGCGCTGGCCATGTGGTGGTTTGCCCGGCGCGACCTGTGA
- the hemB gene encoding porphobilinogen synthase: MLVLPERPRRNRRTEAIRRMVRETSLTPAHLVAPLFVVDGDRERQPIPSMPGCERLSIDLLLEKCQQLADLGIGGIALFPALPTYKKDKTASEATNPDGLFPRAVSAVKEQVPELTIFTDVALDPYSCDGHDGLVSETGEILNDETVEVLARMAVLHARAGADYVAPSDMMDGRVGAIREALDVEGFPNVGIMAYSAKYASAFYGPFRDALDSAPKFGDKKTYQMDPANVREALREVRLDLAEGADMVMVKPALAYLDVIRAIWEISDVPITAYQVSGEYAMVKAAAERGWIDGDRVMLEILLAIRRAGADVIFTYFAEEAAQQLG; this comes from the coding sequence ATGCTCGTACTTCCTGAACGGCCACGGCGTAACCGGCGCACGGAAGCCATCCGCCGCATGGTACGCGAAACCTCGCTGACGCCGGCGCATCTGGTCGCGCCGCTGTTTGTCGTTGACGGCGACCGCGAACGCCAGCCCATTCCCTCGATGCCGGGCTGTGAACGGCTTTCGATTGACCTGCTGCTGGAGAAGTGCCAGCAGCTTGCCGACCTTGGCATTGGCGGCATTGCCCTGTTTCCGGCGCTGCCGACGTACAAAAAGGACAAAACCGCCTCGGAAGCCACCAACCCGGACGGTCTCTTCCCGCGCGCGGTCAGCGCCGTCAAGGAGCAGGTGCCGGAACTGACCATCTTCACCGATGTGGCGCTTGACCCCTATTCCTGCGACGGCCACGACGGGCTGGTTTCGGAAACGGGTGAAATCCTCAATGATGAAACTGTCGAAGTGCTGGCCCGGATGGCCGTGCTCCACGCCCGCGCCGGCGCCGATTACGTAGCGCCGTCCGACATGATGGACGGGCGGGTTGGGGCCATTCGGGAAGCCCTCGATGTCGAGGGTTTTCCCAATGTGGGCATCATGGCGTACTCCGCCAAGTACGCCTCGGCCTTCTACGGCCCGTTCCGGGACGCGCTCGATTCAGCGCCCAAATTTGGCGACAAGAAGACCTACCAGATGGACCCGGCCAACGTCCGGGAAGCCCTGCGGGAAGTGCGGCTCGATCTGGCCGAAGGCGCGGACATGGTGATGGTCAAACCGGCGCTGGCTTACCTCGATGTCATCCGGGCGATCTGGGAAATTTCGGACGTGCCCATCACGGCCTACCAGGTCAGCGGCGAATACGCCATGGTCAAGGCCGCGGCCGAGCGGGGCTGGATTGACGGCGACCGCGTCATGCTCGAAATCCTGCTGGCCATTCGCCGGGCCGGGGCCGATGTCATTTTCACCTACTTTGCCGAGGAAGCCGCACAACAGTTGGGATGA
- the larB gene encoding nickel pincer cofactor biosynthesis protein LarB, protein MTREALRELLLAVRQGSCTPEAALAQLAGLPAEPLVGDDGQPFATLDHGRALRQGFPEVVYGASKTPEQVAAIVGRLYAHHPNLLVTRASEAAYQAVQALAPEARWDATSRLLFIRRDTTRHGIGRIVVVCAGTTDLPVAREALLTCEVMGNETTLVADVGVAGLHRLLGHLETLRQARVIVCVAGMEAALASVVGGLVAVPVIAVPTSVGYGTALGGLAALLGMLNSCAPNVTVVNIDNGFGAGYVAALINRQPGIRESTG, encoded by the coding sequence ATGACCCGCGAGGCGCTCAGGGAACTGCTGCTGGCCGTCCGGCAGGGAAGCTGCACACCGGAGGCGGCTCTGGCCCAACTGGCCGGACTGCCGGCGGAGCCGCTTGTCGGAGACGACGGTCAGCCCTTTGCCACCCTTGACCACGGGCGTGCGCTGCGGCAGGGCTTTCCCGAAGTCGTCTATGGCGCCTCGAAAACGCCGGAGCAGGTGGCGGCCATTGTCGGCCGCCTGTACGCGCATCACCCCAACCTGCTCGTCACACGTGCGTCGGAAGCGGCTTACCAGGCCGTGCAGGCGCTGGCACCGGAAGCCCGGTGGGATGCGACCTCCCGCCTGCTGTTCATCCGGCGCGATACGACCCGCCATGGCATCGGGCGCATTGTCGTTGTCTGCGCCGGCACGACCGACCTGCCGGTGGCGCGCGAGGCGCTTCTGACCTGCGAGGTCATGGGCAACGAAACGACGCTGGTGGCGGATGTCGGCGTTGCCGGACTGCATCGCCTGCTGGGCCACCTGGAAACGCTGCGGCAGGCGCGCGTCATTGTCTGTGTCGCTGGCATGGAAGCGGCGCTGGCCTCGGTTGTCGGCGGACTTGTGGCCGTCCCGGTGATTGCCGTTCCGACCAGTGTCGGCTACGGGACGGCCCTGGGCGGCCTTGCGGCACTGCTCGGCATGCTCAATAGCTGTGCGCCGAATGTCACCGTGGTCAACATAGACAACGGGTTTGGCGCCGGCTACGTTGCGGCGCTCATCAACCGGCAGCCGGGTATCCGGGAAAGCACCGGCTGA
- the pdxS gene encoding pyridoxal 5'-phosphate synthase lyase subunit PdxS → MPDTQQHEMRLKTGLAEMLKGGVIMDVVNVEQARIAEEAGAVAVMALERVPADIRRDGGVARMSNPRMIRQIMEAVSIPVMAKVRIGHTAEAQVLEALGVDFIDESEVLTPADPYHHVNKFAFRVPFVCGATNLGEALRRIGEGAAMIRSKGEAGTGNIIEAVRHLREIRRDIRLLTVLDEDELMAEAKRLQAPYELVRYVAQHGKLPVPLFAAGGVATPADAALCMQLGAETVFVGSGVFKSNDPARFARAIVKAVTFYQDPAKVLEACEEIEDGQPMRGLAIETLPAEQVLAARGW, encoded by the coding sequence ATGCCTGATACCCAGCAGCATGAGATGCGACTCAAAACCGGTCTGGCGGAAATGCTCAAAGGCGGCGTCATCATGGATGTCGTCAACGTCGAGCAGGCGCGCATTGCTGAAGAAGCCGGCGCCGTGGCCGTGATGGCGCTGGAGCGCGTCCCGGCCGACATTCGCCGCGATGGCGGGGTGGCGCGGATGTCCAACCCGCGCATGATCCGCCAGATTATGGAGGCCGTCTCGATTCCCGTCATGGCCAAGGTACGTATCGGACATACCGCCGAGGCCCAGGTGCTTGAAGCCCTTGGGGTGGACTTCATTGACGAGTCGGAGGTCCTCACTCCGGCCGACCCCTATCACCACGTCAACAAGTTTGCTTTCCGCGTCCCGTTCGTCTGCGGGGCGACCAACCTGGGTGAGGCGCTGCGCCGCATTGGCGAAGGTGCGGCCATGATTCGGAGCAAGGGGGAAGCCGGGACGGGCAACATCATCGAGGCGGTGCGCCACCTGCGGGAAATCCGCCGCGACATCCGCCTGCTGACCGTTCTCGACGAAGACGAGCTGATGGCCGAAGCCAAGCGGCTTCAGGCCCCCTATGAACTCGTGCGCTACGTGGCGCAGCACGGCAAGCTGCCGGTACCGCTCTTTGCCGCCGGCGGCGTCGCCACTCCGGCCGATGCGGCGCTCTGCATGCAACTGGGCGCTGAAACTGTGTTCGTTGGTTCGGGCGTCTTCAAATCCAATGACCCGGCCCGCTTTGCCCGCGCCATCGTCAAAGCCGTGACGTTTTATCAGGACCCGGCCAAGGTCCTGGAAGCCTGCGAGGAAATCGAAGACGGACAGCCCATGCGCGGGCTGGCAATTGAAACCCTCCCGGCCGAACAGGTGCTTGCCGCGCGCGGCTGGTAG
- a CDS encoding OB-fold nucleic acid binding domain-containing protein has product MSLREIRITRVTPVGPAPTYNVTMRAPLHNYFVNDLLTANSHSVCYGVLAYRTAYLKAHYPAHFWAAVLTSELNDSDKVARYIERARAQGVEILPPDVNISEHGFTATEGRIRFGLMAIKGIGEATVDAILEAREQSGPFRSLFDFTERLDPKALNRRVLESLVKSGALDGLPGTRAQKFAAIEAALEHGLQAHRDAVAGQVSLFDTLAADSDQPPETELPRVPDWTAKESLAGEKATLGFYLTGHPLAGFREALAARKSLSYAQLAGQPSGDTVSMGGVISDFTVKNTKKGDRFAVFSLEDETGSIEVIAWPETFRRLGEQVTDGVAVLVTGRLEIEDGKATRIVAEAAEPLEGLRERHAKSVMLRFAADALDTAQLEKLREVLDRHRGERPLIFALSLPNGVEARLRAHHTFSVRPSPALVEELQAGFPGCTVVLQ; this is encoded by the coding sequence ATGTCACTGCGTGAAATCAGAATTACCCGTGTGACACCGGTCGGCCCGGCGCCAACCTACAACGTGACCATGCGGGCACCGCTGCACAACTATTTTGTCAACGACCTTCTGACGGCCAACAGCCACTCGGTCTGCTACGGTGTGCTCGCCTACCGCACGGCCTATCTCAAGGCACACTATCCGGCGCACTTCTGGGCGGCGGTGCTAACCAGCGAGCTGAACGACAGCGACAAGGTTGCCCGTTACATCGAGCGGGCGCGGGCGCAGGGCGTCGAAATTCTGCCGCCGGATGTCAACATCAGCGAGCACGGTTTTACGGCGACCGAGGGCCGGATTCGGTTTGGCCTGATGGCCATCAAGGGCATCGGGGAAGCCACCGTGGATGCCATCCTGGAAGCGCGTGAGCAAAGCGGCCCGTTCCGCTCGCTGTTTGACTTTACCGAGCGGCTTGACCCCAAGGCGCTCAACCGGCGGGTGCTGGAAAGTCTGGTCAAGTCCGGCGCACTGGACGGCCTGCCGGGGACGCGCGCCCAGAAGTTTGCCGCCATCGAAGCTGCACTCGAACATGGACTACAGGCGCACCGCGATGCCGTCGCGGGACAGGTCTCCCTGTTTGACACACTGGCGGCTGACTCCGACCAGCCCCCGGAAACTGAACTGCCCAGGGTTCCCGACTGGACGGCCAAGGAAAGCCTGGCCGGCGAAAAGGCCACCCTTGGGTTCTACCTGACCGGCCATCCCCTGGCCGGTTTCCGTGAAGCCCTGGCGGCGCGCAAAAGCCTGTCCTACGCCCAACTGGCCGGCCAGCCGTCGGGCGATACGGTCAGCATGGGGGGCGTCATCAGTGACTTCACCGTGAAAAACACGAAGAAAGGCGACCGCTTTGCCGTCTTCAGCCTCGAAGACGAAACCGGGAGCATCGAGGTCATTGCCTGGCCCGAAACCTTCAGGCGGCTGGGCGAGCAGGTCACGGATGGGGTGGCCGTACTGGTCACCGGCCGGCTGGAAATCGAAGACGGCAAAGCGACCAGAATCGTGGCCGAAGCAGCCGAACCGCTGGAAGGGCTGCGGGAGCGGCATGCCAAAAGTGTCATGCTGCGTTTTGCGGCGGACGCACTCGACACCGCACAACTCGAAAAGCTCCGTGAGGTGCTCGACCGCCATCGCGGAGAACGCCCCCTGATCTTCGCGCTCTCTCTGCCGAATGGTGTGGAAGCCCGCCTTCGCGCGCACCACACCTTCAGCGTGCGGCCCTCACCGGCGCTCGTGGAAGAACTGCAAGCCGGCTTCCCCGGCTGCACCGTTGTGCTTCAGTGA
- a CDS encoding Uma2 family endonuclease, producing MTSQVASPQPEPAALTPEPAASAVAPELPPEFNSIINLQLPVEDGVPLESVWHRLQINLLDDCLHQHWRGRTDFFASGNMFVYYSLQQVKTMDYKGPDFFVVKDVDGSFMRGAWVAWEEGGRLPDVIVELLSPSTQAADLGQKKQLYERVLRTAEYFCYGPDPTFGKTPTLQGWGLVHGQYEAIESDARGWLWSNQLGAWLGEWEGQYHGMQNRWLRLYDSTGQLIPTRAEAAEAEAERAQAEAERAQMEARQARDEAEAERARAEAAEARAAALAAEIERLRSGLKGTDQGAGPDEPA from the coding sequence ATGACATCCCAGGTTGCCTCGCCCCAGCCCGAACCGGCAGCACTGACCCCTGAACCGGCAGCGTCGGCCGTCGCGCCGGAGCTGCCGCCGGAATTCAACAGCATCATCAACCTTCAACTCCCGGTTGAGGACGGTGTTCCCCTGGAAAGCGTCTGGCATCGGCTGCAAATCAATCTGCTTGACGACTGCCTGCACCAGCACTGGCGTGGGCGGACGGACTTTTTCGCCAGCGGCAATATGTTTGTCTATTACAGCCTGCAACAGGTGAAGACGATGGACTACAAGGGGCCGGACTTCTTCGTGGTGAAGGATGTGGACGGCTCCTTCATGCGTGGGGCGTGGGTGGCCTGGGAGGAAGGCGGACGGCTCCCGGATGTCATTGTCGAGTTGCTCTCGCCTTCAACCCAGGCGGCCGATCTGGGTCAGAAAAAACAGCTCTACGAGCGGGTCCTTCGGACGGCCGAGTATTTCTGCTACGGCCCCGATCCGACGTTTGGCAAAACGCCGACCCTTCAGGGCTGGGGGCTTGTCCACGGGCAGTACGAAGCCATCGAATCCGATGCCCGTGGGTGGCTGTGGAGTAACCAGCTTGGGGCCTGGCTCGGTGAATGGGAAGGGCAGTACCACGGGATGCAGAACCGGTGGCTGCGGCTTTACGACTCCACGGGGCAGCTTATCCCGACCCGGGCCGAAGCGGCGGAAGCCGAAGCTGAACGTGCGCAGGCCGAAGCCGAACGTGCCCAGATGGAAGCCAGGCAGGCCCGCGACGAGGCGGAAGCCGAACGCGCCCGCGCTGAAGCCGCCGAGGCCCGGGCCGCCGCCCTCGCAGCGGAGATAGAGCGTCTGCGGTCCGGTCTGAAGGGAACGGACCAGGGCGCCGGCCCTGACGAGCCGGCTTAG